The following proteins are encoded in a genomic region of Desulfosporosinus youngiae DSM 17734:
- a CDS encoding glycosyltransferase family 2 protein — protein sequence MNPSGVEVSVVIPVWNEAKHLSQSLKTIVTFIQKANCCFELIVVDDGSTDDTWKIITLARDEIPELEGIRLSRNFGKERALCAGLEHARGLAVIVMDGDLQHPPDLIPQMIDQWRTKGVKIIECVKKSRSKESIGYRLGTKIFYGLIKKLARQDLHGASDFKLLDRVVVEAWAKMPERITFFRGMTAWLGFPRVELEFDVAPRIDGKTSWSHITLVNLALHAVVAFTSWPLRLVTILGMLSFVGAVLLGIQTLYMKFVGIAVTGFTTVILLLLCMNSMIMLSIGILGEYIAAIYDEVKGRPRYVVSQRTWAQSIDEGLAHCEETNKVNTTPNIYASLGQNNYTF from the coding sequence ATGAATCCTTCAGGTGTTGAAGTATCTGTAGTTATCCCTGTCTGGAATGAAGCTAAACATTTGAGTCAGTCTCTTAAAACCATCGTTACATTTATTCAAAAGGCTAATTGTTGCTTTGAATTAATTGTCGTAGATGACGGTTCGACTGATGATACGTGGAAAATAATTACTCTTGCTCGTGACGAGATTCCAGAGTTAGAAGGTATCCGCTTAAGCAGGAATTTTGGTAAGGAGCGGGCCTTATGCGCCGGTTTGGAGCATGCGAGAGGACTGGCTGTTATCGTTATGGACGGGGATCTTCAACATCCGCCGGACCTTATTCCTCAAATGATTGACCAATGGCGGACAAAGGGCGTAAAAATTATTGAATGCGTAAAGAAGTCACGTAGTAAGGAATCTATAGGTTATCGGCTTGGTACAAAGATATTTTATGGACTTATTAAAAAGTTAGCAAGGCAAGACTTGCATGGAGCCAGCGATTTTAAGCTTTTGGACCGAGTTGTTGTTGAAGCTTGGGCTAAGATGCCGGAACGTATCACGTTTTTTCGCGGTATGACGGCCTGGTTGGGTTTCCCGCGAGTTGAACTAGAATTTGATGTGGCTCCTCGAATCGACGGCAAGACAAGTTGGAGTCATATTACTCTTGTTAATTTAGCCCTCCATGCTGTTGTAGCCTTTACATCCTGGCCTTTACGCCTTGTTACAATATTAGGGATGCTTTCTTTTGTAGGTGCAGTTTTGCTTGGTATCCAAACCCTCTATATGAAATTTGTGGGTATAGCGGTAACTGGCTTTACAACAGTGATTCTTTTGTTACTATGTATGAATAGTATGATCATGCTGAGCATCGGTATCCTGGGAGAGTATATTGCGGCGATTTATGATGAGGTCAAAGGCCGACCGAGATATGTAGTTAGCCAAAGAACATGGGCACAGTCCATTGATGAGGGCCTTGCGCATTGTGAGGAGACGAATAAAGTGAATACCACCCCAAACATTTATGCCTCTTTGGGACAAAATAATTATACTTTCTAA
- a CDS encoding glycosyltransferase family 2 protein: protein MNSQSPLRLGDILVQKGLISEEKLKKALNHQKTYGGRLGNILIDFGWIEESVIKEVSQLIPQKLKLGEMLVNQGILTEAQLSLALEYQRKSGGLLGDIILSLGLVEAHTLFRVIASQQGIGRIGSQFAIYSSKIPEEIAREYKAIVVHTSLNQVVVAVEKVLTKDQINSLESMLGYNVEQVLATHTELESLWRQAYSSELMDISTKKLAIDSPGQSAQTVLTKRQTLGLVIIVIVVIIGMFLDIFKTFLTINIIIQIAYFVVSVLKFLMIFRGTRPTSQIRFSDEELAAIDERDLPVYTILVPMYKESSVIRKLVENLERLDYPKVKLDIRLLIEEDDVEAQELLNSMDLPYYYTSIVVPHSKPKTKPKACNYGLIHARGKYVVIYDAEDRPEPDQLKKVHLAFNRSPDSCCCIQAKLNYFNSEQNLLTRWFTQEYSMWFDLLLPGLMQLDIPIPLGGTSNHFKTEILKKLNAWDPYNVTEDADLGIRLYGEGFTTGIVDSRTWEEANSRVGNWIRQRSRWIKGYMLTWFVHMRFPFRLWRQIGTRGMIGLQVIVLATPLLPLINPFLWTLILLWYLTHNHMIPMMFPGPIYYIAAVELIIGNFLFVFSNVAGVYRVIGELHAKSDYALSFRIIKYALLTPLYWMLMSVAAYKAAWQLIFKPFYWEKTVHGLAENVTENIFSGSNDNIDASAQIKRM from the coding sequence ATGAACAGTCAAAGCCCTCTTCGTCTAGGAGATATACTAGTTCAAAAGGGTTTAATCTCAGAAGAGAAGCTAAAAAAGGCCTTAAATCATCAAAAAACTTATGGCGGCCGACTGGGAAATATTTTGATTGATTTTGGTTGGATAGAGGAGAGTGTAATTAAGGAAGTATCTCAACTAATTCCGCAGAAATTAAAGCTTGGCGAGATGCTGGTTAATCAAGGTATATTAACTGAAGCACAACTGAGTTTAGCCCTAGAGTATCAACGGAAAAGCGGCGGTCTACTAGGTGATATTATTCTCTCATTAGGTTTGGTGGAAGCACATACGTTGTTCAGAGTTATCGCATCTCAGCAGGGTATTGGGCGGATTGGATCTCAGTTTGCAATCTATTCCTCAAAAATCCCGGAAGAAATCGCACGTGAATATAAAGCAATTGTTGTGCACACAAGCCTTAATCAAGTGGTAGTTGCCGTAGAAAAAGTTTTGACCAAAGATCAAATCAACTCTTTAGAATCAATGCTAGGCTATAATGTAGAACAAGTACTGGCAACACATACGGAACTGGAATCTCTTTGGAGACAGGCATATTCGAGTGAGCTGATGGACATTAGTACTAAGAAATTAGCGATTGATAGCCCTGGTCAATCAGCACAGACAGTACTCACAAAACGACAAACCCTTGGTTTGGTTATTATTGTTATAGTTGTGATAATCGGTATGTTTTTAGATATATTTAAAACTTTTTTAACGATTAATATAATTATTCAAATTGCCTATTTCGTCGTATCGGTCTTAAAGTTCTTAATGATTTTTCGTGGCACCCGTCCTACCTCTCAAATAAGATTTTCGGATGAAGAGCTTGCTGCCATAGATGAACGTGATCTTCCGGTCTATACTATATTAGTACCTATGTATAAAGAGAGCAGTGTAATTCGAAAATTAGTAGAGAATCTTGAGCGGCTTGATTATCCCAAAGTTAAGCTGGATATACGTCTTTTGATTGAGGAAGATGATGTGGAGGCGCAGGAGCTCCTTAACTCTATGGACTTACCATACTACTATACGAGTATTGTTGTACCTCATTCTAAGCCGAAGACAAAGCCGAAGGCTTGCAATTATGGATTAATTCATGCGAGAGGGAAATATGTAGTTATCTATGATGCTGAAGATAGGCCTGAACCTGATCAGCTTAAGAAAGTGCACCTGGCATTTAATCGGAGTCCTGATTCGTGTTGTTGTATTCAGGCCAAGCTGAATTATTTTAATAGTGAACAGAATCTGCTAACTCGGTGGTTTACCCAGGAATACAGCATGTGGTTCGATCTATTGTTGCCTGGGCTTATGCAATTGGACATTCCCATCCCCCTTGGCGGCACTTCAAATCATTTTAAAACTGAGATTTTAAAAAAGCTGAATGCTTGGGACCCTTATAATGTCACAGAGGATGCAGATCTCGGGATACGGTTATACGGAGAAGGTTTTACAACGGGCATTGTTGACTCGAGGACTTGGGAGGAAGCGAATAGCCGCGTTGGAAACTGGATAAGACAGAGATCACGTTGGATAAAGGGGTATATGTTGACTTGGTTCGTTCATATGAGGTTTCCATTTCGATTATGGCGTCAAATTGGAACCCGGGGAATGATTGGTTTGCAAGTAATCGTTTTAGCAACTCCGCTTCTTCCGCTAATCAATCCTTTCTTATGGACGTTAATCTTATTGTGGTATTTAACCCATAACCACATGATTCCTATGATGTTCCCTGGGCCAATTTATTATATTGCTGCAGTTGAACTGATTATAGGTAATTTTCTGTTTGTTTTTAGCAATGTCGCTGGTGTTTATAGGGTTATCGGGGAACTCCACGCCAAAAGTGATTATGCCCTTTCTTTTAGAATTATTAAGTACGCGCTCTTGACCCCGCTATACTGGATGTTAATGAGTGTAGCAGCCTATAAGGCGGCGTGGCAATTGATTTTCAAGCCTTTTTACTGGGAAAAGACAGTTCATGGATTAGCAGAAAATGTCACTGAGAACATTTTTTCCGGGTCTAATGATAATATTGACGCCAGTGCCCAGATTAAAAGGATGTGA
- a CDS encoding GtrA family protein — protein sequence MDTLKESTTQISVIIRYGLVGLLGTLIHFSSVIALVELTHLDPVISSATGFVLVLLISYYLNQKWTFRIKNGGSRQFFYYTIVSLIGLGLNSAIMFIDVYVLRWNYLFGQCMVVVVVPVSNFLMNRRWTFRDTENNVDL from the coding sequence ATGGACACTTTAAAGGAGTCAACTACTCAAATTTCTGTGATCATTCGATATGGTTTGGTAGGATTATTAGGCACACTCATCCATTTTTCCAGTGTTATAGCATTAGTCGAATTAACTCATCTTGATCCGGTTATAAGTTCCGCCACGGGATTTGTATTGGTTCTATTAATTTCTTATTATTTAAACCAAAAATGGACATTCCGTATAAAAAATGGAGGTTCGCGACAATTCTTCTATTACACGATAGTATCTCTTATTGGACTCGGTCTTAATAGTGCTATCATGTTCATAGATGTTTATGTTCTAAGATGGAACTATCTATTTGGTCAATGTATGGTAGTAGTAGTGGTTCCTGTGAGTAACTTTTTGATGAATCGAAGGTGGACTTTTAGAGATACCGAGAATAACGTCGACCTATAG
- a CDS encoding sugar phosphate nucleotidyltransferase, with amino-acid sequence MKLILLSGGSGKRLWPLSNNFRSKQFLKLLKNDHGGRESMIQRVWGQLKVRDLAKSTIISTNKSQVNIIQSQLGESVEMIVEPERRDTYPAIALAAAYLASVKQVGLNEVVVVVPVDSYVNSRFFDLVKELEDALTATEANLALVGVMPTYPSERHGYIVPESNQEHRLVKVGSFREKPTREQALKLIAEGALWNCGVFAFKLGYVISKLEKHNLPVDYKSLKDEYSALPKISFDYEVVEKARKVIALRYEGEWKDIGTWKTLSDEISAPVIGNGVLSGDCEGTHLINELGIPIIVLGLSNTIVAASPDGILVSDKETSPKVKDLLKETIQRPMFEERRWGWYRVLDYVKYENGQEVLTKRIGITAGKNLSYQVHYKRSEIWSITNGEGELALDDAIFRVKPGDVFRIPIGVRHGIWASTDLEFIEVQSGRQLIEEDITRIYMTWEEVKGHCKGRLNLDAIN; translated from the coding sequence ATGAAACTGATTTTGCTCTCTGGTGGTTCAGGAAAACGACTATGGCCGTTATCAAATAATTTTCGTTCAAAACAATTTTTGAAACTCCTAAAAAACGATCATGGTGGACGCGAATCTATGATTCAGCGAGTGTGGGGTCAATTGAAAGTTAGGGATTTAGCTAAGTCTACTATTATTTCTACCAATAAATCTCAAGTTAATATTATTCAAAGTCAGCTGGGCGAATCCGTTGAGATGATCGTCGAACCAGAACGAAGGGATACTTATCCGGCGATTGCTCTGGCTGCAGCATATTTAGCGTCTGTTAAACAAGTTGGCCTGAATGAAGTGGTTGTTGTAGTTCCGGTGGATTCCTATGTGAACAGCCGCTTTTTTGATCTGGTCAAGGAACTGGAAGATGCGCTTACAGCAACGGAAGCTAATCTTGCCCTTGTAGGTGTTATGCCCACTTACCCTTCCGAAAGGCATGGCTATATTGTTCCTGAATCAAACCAAGAGCATAGGCTTGTCAAGGTTGGCTCTTTTAGAGAAAAGCCGACGAGAGAACAAGCGCTAAAACTGATCGCGGAGGGAGCTCTGTGGAATTGTGGGGTATTTGCCTTTAAATTAGGCTATGTTATTTCAAAGCTCGAGAAGCATAATCTACCTGTGGATTACAAAAGCCTGAAAGACGAGTATTCTGCCTTGCCTAAGATAAGTTTTGATTATGAAGTTGTTGAAAAGGCCAGGAAGGTAATTGCACTGCGCTATGAAGGAGAATGGAAAGACATAGGTACATGGAAGACCTTATCAGATGAAATTTCGGCACCAGTTATCGGAAATGGTGTCTTAAGCGGAGACTGTGAGGGAACCCATCTAATAAATGAGTTGGGTATTCCGATTATTGTTCTTGGCTTGTCGAATACGATTGTTGCTGCAAGTCCGGACGGTATTTTGGTATCGGATAAAGAAACAAGTCCAAAAGTAAAGGATCTGCTTAAGGAAACTATTCAGAGGCCAATGTTTGAGGAACGGCGCTGGGGTTGGTATCGGGTGCTGGATTATGTGAAATATGAAAATGGACAAGAGGTTTTGACTAAACGAATAGGAATAACGGCGGGTAAAAATCTAAGTTATCAAGTTCATTACAAACGAAGTGAAATATGGAGTATCACAAATGGAGAAGGAGAATTGGCTCTTGATGATGCAATTTTTAGAGTCAAGCCAGGAGATGTGTTCCGTATTCCAATTGGAGTCAGACATGGAATATGGGCAAGCACTGATTTAGAGTTTATTGAAGTTCAATCGGGAAGGCAGCTGATTGAAGAAGATATAACTAGGATTTACATGACTTGGGAGGAAGTAAAGGGGCATTGTAAAGGTCGCCTAAATCTTGACGCAATTAATTAG
- the sigK gene encoding RNA polymerase sporulation sigma factor SigK, translating into MIAELFFVSIALSVLKGVTLLVSYINNNAFPQPLNEQEEGRYLKILAESKTEPFTLTPEVENARNTLVEHNLRLVAHLVKKFDGTGEDGDDLISIGTIGLIKGINTFDPNKGTKLATYAARCIENEILMHLRSLKKSRGEVSIYDPIGTDKEGNEISLIDVLGSNEEDISLKVENESEQKALLELVKKLTKREKLVLQLRYGLMNSPKRTQREIAKALAISRSYVSRIEKKAIQKLMEEMAKIDSNR; encoded by the coding sequence ATGATCGCTGAACTCTTTTTTGTCAGTATTGCACTTTCCGTTCTTAAGGGAGTTACTTTACTAGTCTCGTATATCAATAATAATGCTTTTCCTCAGCCCTTAAATGAGCAGGAGGAAGGGCGTTATCTGAAAATCCTGGCTGAAAGTAAAACTGAACCCTTTACTCTAACCCCTGAAGTTGAGAATGCCCGCAATACGTTAGTGGAGCATAATTTACGGTTAGTAGCTCATCTCGTCAAAAAATTTGATGGAACCGGGGAAGATGGGGACGATTTAATCTCGATTGGTACGATTGGTTTAATTAAAGGGATTAATACCTTTGATCCCAATAAAGGGACCAAACTTGCCACTTATGCCGCACGGTGTATCGAAAACGAAATCTTAATGCATTTGCGGTCATTGAAAAAATCCCGGGGCGAAGTCTCTATATACGATCCCATCGGAACGGATAAAGAGGGTAACGAAATTTCCCTCATTGATGTTCTGGGTTCGAATGAAGAGGATATCTCGTTAAAAGTTGAAAATGAATCCGAACAAAAGGCTTTGCTCGAACTTGTTAAGAAGCTGACCAAAAGGGAAAAGCTCGTTCTTCAGTTGAGATATGGATTGATGAACAGCCCGAAGCGTACCCAGCGTGAGATTGCCAAGGCCTTGGCTATTTCCAGATCCTATGTTTCCCGTATTGAAAAAAAGGCCATTCAAAAATTAATGGAAGAGATGGCGAAGATTGATTCAAATAGGTAA
- a CDS encoding YqeG family HAD IIIA-type phosphatase, with amino-acid sequence MLEYFRPTRQANSLDLISVEQLGQDGIRGLIIDLDNTMTPWNNVEVGPKVEAWFEKVKSAGIRACVVSNNSKRQRVAVVADRLGIPFVFGATKPRRKAFRAGMKLLKTGQKDTAVIGDQLFTDILGGNRLGLYTILVTPINDREFIGTRIMRRMEKVLVWMMKHFASAEPFSPKIH; translated from the coding sequence ATGTTAGAGTATTTTCGACCGACACGTCAAGCTAATTCGCTCGATCTTATTTCGGTAGAACAGCTTGGCCAGGATGGGATTCGAGGGTTGATTATTGACTTAGATAATACGATGACCCCTTGGAATAATGTAGAAGTGGGCCCTAAAGTGGAGGCTTGGTTTGAGAAAGTTAAGTCTGCAGGAATTCGCGCGTGTGTGGTGTCTAACAATAGTAAACGTCAGCGCGTTGCCGTGGTTGCCGATCGGTTAGGGATACCTTTTGTTTTCGGAGCGACCAAACCAAGGCGTAAAGCGTTTCGAGCCGGGATGAAGCTTTTGAAAACCGGACAAAAGGATACTGCCGTTATAGGGGACCAGTTATTCACGGATATTTTAGGTGGAAATCGTTTAGGTCTCTATACGATTTTGGTAACACCCATTAATGATCGGGAGTTTATCGGAACACGAATTATGCGTCGGATGGAGAAAGTGCTTGTTTGGATGATGAAGCATTTTGCTTCAGCCGAACCCTTCAGCCCGAAAATTCATTAA
- the aroE gene encoding shikimate dehydrogenase, translating to MEKHYAVIGDPIQHSLSPDMHNAGYQALGVDAFYQRFQVKADRLGEAVQGLHALGFSGWNVTLPHKEAILALLDTLTPQAERAGAVNTVKIHEGQMIGHNTDGDGFVRSVQEELNGFQGKKAVLLGAGGAGKGIALALAEQGMKLHILNRTPEKANELARIIQREGGMATAGEFAPGDWLKDVDLLVQTTSIGLHKEPFPFSLEGISKQALVVDIIFNPMETLFLIEAKQLGCRTQNGLRMLLYQGALAWEFWFGGQAPIEEMRQALKHGLAERV from the coding sequence GTGGAAAAACACTATGCAGTTATTGGTGACCCAATTCAGCATTCCCTCTCTCCTGATATGCATAATGCAGGTTACCAGGCGCTGGGGGTTGACGCTTTTTACCAGCGCTTTCAGGTTAAGGCAGACCGTTTAGGGGAGGCGGTGCAAGGTCTTCATGCCTTAGGGTTTTCCGGTTGGAATGTGACTCTTCCCCATAAGGAAGCCATTCTTGCGCTCCTTGATACGCTTACCCCGCAAGCAGAGCGAGCGGGGGCAGTAAATACCGTAAAAATTCATGAGGGACAAATGATTGGACACAATACAGATGGAGATGGATTTGTCCGTTCTGTGCAAGAGGAACTTAATGGATTTCAGGGAAAAAAGGCGGTTCTGCTGGGTGCAGGGGGTGCCGGTAAAGGAATAGCTCTGGCCCTTGCAGAGCAAGGGATGAAACTGCATATTCTCAATCGAACCCCCGAAAAAGCCAATGAATTGGCTCGGATTATTCAGCGTGAGGGTGGGATGGCGACAGCGGGGGAGTTTGCCCCGGGAGACTGGCTGAAAGATGTTGACCTTTTAGTACAGACAACTTCAATAGGGTTACATAAAGAACCTTTTCCATTTTCCTTAGAAGGGATTTCTAAGCAAGCCCTTGTCGTCGACATCATATTTAACCCTATGGAAACTCTTTTTCTGATAGAAGCCAAGCAATTGGGATGTCGTACGCAAAATGGTTTGAGGATGCTTTTATATCAAGGAGCTCTGGCATGGGAGTTCTGGTTCGGGGGACAAGCTCCCATTGAGGAGATGCGGCAAGCCTTGAAACATGGACTCGCAGAGCGAGTGTAG
- the aroC gene encoding chorismate synthase, producing MRFLTAGESHGQKLVGIIEGLPAGMKISKDIIDEALRERQKGPGRGGRMAIEQDEVQLVSGIRGGLTTGAPMALEILNRDWENWEKIMTWREDADLESRKVMTPRPGHADLPGALKYRTEVRNILERASARETAMRVAVGSIARQVLTALGVEIRGQVLAVGGVHAERTGNEQEDYWQRVRQSDWSVGDSAAEQLMWERLKQAKEQGESLGGLLEVQVHQVPAGLGSHVQWDRKLDGKLAQAVLSVQAMKGISFGLGFEAGERPGSKVHDPIRYVEGQGFSRFSNHAGGIEGGMSNGEPIILQAVMKPIPTLYQPLDTVHLETKEVVKASVERSDVCAVPAALVVLEHVVAWVIAEAVLEKFPADSFSELKTAWDDYKRDLLQIRF from the coding sequence GTGCGGTTTTTAACGGCAGGGGAATCACATGGTCAGAAATTAGTGGGAATTATCGAAGGGCTTCCGGCGGGAATGAAGATTTCGAAGGATATAATTGATGAGGCGCTCAGAGAACGTCAGAAAGGCCCTGGACGCGGCGGGCGAATGGCTATCGAACAAGACGAAGTTCAGCTCGTTTCCGGAATTCGAGGAGGATTAACAACGGGGGCCCCTATGGCCTTAGAAATTCTGAATCGCGATTGGGAAAACTGGGAGAAAATCATGACTTGGAGAGAAGATGCCGACTTAGAGAGCCGAAAAGTAATGACTCCCCGCCCCGGACATGCGGATTTGCCAGGTGCTCTTAAATATCGCACAGAGGTGCGTAATATCCTTGAGCGGGCAAGTGCCCGGGAAACGGCTATGAGGGTGGCTGTTGGCAGTATTGCCAGGCAGGTGCTGACTGCCTTGGGGGTAGAGATCAGAGGACAAGTCCTGGCAGTTGGCGGGGTTCATGCAGAGCGTACTGGTAATGAGCAGGAAGACTACTGGCAGCGTGTCAGACAATCTGATTGGTCTGTAGGGGATTCGGCCGCCGAACAATTGATGTGGGAAAGGCTTAAGCAAGCAAAGGAACAAGGAGAATCCTTGGGCGGACTCCTGGAAGTCCAAGTGCATCAAGTCCCTGCAGGGCTGGGATCCCATGTGCAGTGGGATCGGAAATTAGACGGTAAATTGGCTCAAGCTGTCCTCTCAGTCCAAGCAATGAAAGGGATTTCCTTTGGGTTAGGCTTTGAAGCGGGAGAACGTCCGGGCTCCAAGGTTCACGATCCAATTCGTTATGTAGAGGGGCAAGGCTTTAGCAGGTTCTCCAACCATGCCGGAGGAATCGAGGGGGGAATGAGCAACGGAGAACCTATTATTCTCCAAGCGGTCATGAAACCGATTCCGACCCTTTATCAACCCTTAGATACGGTACATCTGGAGACAAAAGAGGTCGTTAAGGCAAGTGTCGAACGTTCAGATGTCTGTGCTGTGCCCGCAGCCTTGGTTGTTTTAGAACATGTGGTTGCTTGGGTTATTGCCGAAGCGGTCCTTGAAAAGTTTCCTGCAGATAGCTTTTCAGAATTGAAAACGGCTTGGGATG